Proteins from a genomic interval of Cytophagia bacterium CHB2:
- a CDS encoding ABC transporter ATP-binding protein, which yields MPPIIATQNLTRHFNRGRVKALQNVSLTVAPGKIFGLLGPNGAGKTTFIKILLGLQRADSGNATMFGISVAYPGARTRVGYLPENHRFPEFLSGAALLDYCGRLSGMRDKAERLKRAELLLKRVKMWEWRDTRTKKYSKGMLQRLGIAQALLHDPDLIILDEPTDGVDPIGRKEIRDLLVELKAQGKTVFINSHLLSEVEMICDEVAILNKGMLLRQGTVQELTISDQRYRLQASVKDAELMQQIRARASFAEANNGHLDLVVSGPEPLNEIIDLLRQHRTLIQAIIPHRQTLEESFFQTIQGTETTDFNMVFSAAEAKNSEGKS from the coding sequence CGTGGCCGCGTCAAGGCTTTGCAGAACGTCAGCCTGACCGTCGCGCCCGGAAAAATTTTCGGCTTGCTCGGTCCGAACGGCGCCGGCAAAACCACCTTCATCAAAATTCTGCTCGGTTTGCAGCGCGCGGACAGCGGCAACGCCACGATGTTCGGCATTTCCGTCGCATATCCCGGGGCACGCACACGCGTGGGCTACCTTCCTGAAAACCATCGCTTTCCGGAATTTCTCAGCGGCGCGGCGCTGCTCGATTATTGCGGCCGGTTGAGCGGCATGAGGGACAAAGCCGAACGACTGAAGCGCGCAGAATTGTTGCTCAAGCGTGTGAAAATGTGGGAATGGCGTGATACGCGCACGAAGAAATACAGCAAGGGCATGCTGCAACGCCTGGGCATTGCGCAAGCGCTGCTGCACGATCCCGATTTGATCATTCTCGATGAACCGACGGACGGCGTCGATCCCATTGGCCGCAAGGAGATTCGCGATCTGTTGGTTGAACTCAAAGCGCAAGGCAAAACGGTTTTCATCAACTCCCATCTGCTCTCCGAAGTCGAGATGATCTGTGACGAAGTTGCCATTCTTAACAAGGGTATGTTGCTGCGCCAGGGCACGGTACAGGAGTTGACGATTTCCGATCAGCGCTATCGCTTGCAGGCTTCCGTGAAAGATGCCGAGTTGATGCAGCAAATTCGCGCACGCGCCAGCTTTGCCGAGGCTAACAACGGCCATCTCGATCTTGTCGTATCCGGGCCTGAGCCTTTGAACGAAATCATCGACCTGTTGCGCCAGCATCGTACCTTGATTCAAGCCATCATTCCGCACCGGCAAACGCTCGAAGAAAGCTTTTTTCAGACGATTCAAGGCACGGAGACGACGGATTTCAACATGGTCTTCTCCGCTGCGGAAGCGAAAAATTCGGAGGGTAAATCATGA